Below is a genomic region from Cloeon dipterum chromosome 2, ieCloDipt1.1, whole genome shotgun sequence.
GATTTATCGGTCCTGTGTGGCTTTTGGCGAGCAGCCCGAATTTGCTCATAATGCGATGATGCGCACAGCGACTCTTCATTCTGCTCGTGCTGCATGCtcttatttttctctcgtctGCGCGCGGTTGCTCCCCGAGAAgaacaaaatggaaaagtcGGCAGCTGAATGACCTCAGCAGAAGGTGGGAAAAGCGCTACTTTTCTCTGTGATCCGAACagctcataaaaatttattaaatgaaaaagataCGGCTTTCCGCGAACGCTGCCGGAAGACAAACTGTACCAACCTACCGCTAAGGTTGTAAATCTGCggttataatttcaaattacacaAATGCGAGTCATATTTATGATTGTCATGTGACTGTAAGTTTAAAGGTGATGCATTTTGCActgaattatttgttaattatgcCATTCATTCTAAGTTTGCGAATTAATTTGCACCACTTAAAAATTCTCTGtatatttgtttgaataaaatttaatttaaaacaaataaatgcattcTTTGGCAATATTGTCAACTAAAgtatataatatgttttgCGTGGTTCTTTATTAGGTTGTTATTCAAGACactttaagttttaaataatatgggTTTTGTGTGTAAGGTCTTTAATGTATTCCGTACAAcaatttaagtgaaatgttttgTGCGCTTAGACACTAATCGTAGAACTTCCTGTTGGTGTTTTCTCCAAAGAGGGAGACACGAACTGCAGGTATTACCTGGCTTGTTATCAGTGTCAACCTCGCATCCAAGGTGTTAACGATTTTCATCCTCTCATTTTGAGCGTAAAGGATGACACCGCCGCAactgaaacaatttaatattgacgagtgtcagaaatggaaaacaaaaaatattttcctcgatAATAGAGAAcagataaatataaaagtaaCTAAACTTGAGTCTGACCTTTTGGCTGGAAGGTAGTTCTTATCGTCAATGACAATTTCGCAATTCTTGCCCGTGATGTTTGTGTACTCTTCGATGACAGCGTCGATCACAGACCTAGTAATGTCTACATCCTCCTCTCGCACTCTTAATGTCACATTACTCTCCAAAAACTGTTCAAACTTATGTATTATTGCCCATTTTGCTTAGTTGTACAAACCTGTAGTACTCCCTGTAGGATTAGCTGACGCATCACAACCAAGTATTTTTCCCGATCCTCGGCAATGCGACCCAAGGATTCGCGCGTTTCTTCAATTGTCTTATTTACATGTGCTTCTCGTTCGGCCAAAACCTTAAGCCTCAGCTGGTTGTTGTAATTAGACGTAGCGCTATAGAAGACAACGAACAAGATACGCTCACAAACTTAAGTTGTTATCAAAAATACTCACATCTGTTTTTGAATTCTGAtttgtttttccttctttatATAAGCATCAGTGATTTTAACCCTTTCCTGGTTTGTAATCGTGCCCTTCTCAAGATTATACTCCTCCTCGGCTTTCGCGTCCAACTCGGCGACCTTTTCATCTGCTTCTTGGTCGATAAATGCAGTCATGTGGGAAACCTTTAACGAAATCAAAGCAATACTATTACATGGCATCATCTTTTTTTAGATcagtgataatttttcatttaaatacttacaaatgagcacaaactgctcaaataaattaccctgacattattttatttctattttatccCCGAGATATGCGAGAAACGGTGTTTAAAACcataacacattttttgtaaatatgaaaattaaaaatattaaaaattacaattagaaAGTAATCTTTACCTGTCTTTGGATTTCTTCCTTACAGAACACCTTTGCAGGATTTGAATTATTACTTCTGGTCATTTTCTTCATGTTGGGGACGGATTCTAACCGACTCTAGTAGAAAGCGAGACAGCTCTGTCAAATGTCTCGTAAGAAGaacaaaatgataatttcgCTGCTCATTTCCCCCGCTCATTGGTTTAGGGCCCGCCCCCGCTTGAAAAGATAATATTCTTCAAAACACATTACCATtagtttttttccaataatttgtAGTATAAAAGCTTTGAATGATAGTATTTCCAAAGCTATggcattgaaaaatatgtttttattacaTCAAATAGTTTCAAAAGCAGTGATTAAGTTTGGGTTAAGCTGAAAATATCATTGATAAGGCAGGCTTACTTAATTGAAAGAACCAAAAACTCggagagttaatttaaaataagccTTTTTCAATTACTATAATACTCCCATGAAATAAGTTAAGTTTTACTTCCTCCCAGAGATTTATTACTCTGCAAAGAGTGGAGAGCAGAATAATTGAAGCGTGAGATTAAATACAACTGCGACGACTAGAAAGCATTAGCCTTTGTCTGTTCGAcgggaaaatgattttgcgGCGATTTGCGTACGGCATAAAAAGGCCATTTGAATTTGCGACACGTCTCTGCGGCggctgcggtggcggcgacaCACTCTCATTCTTATCAGCAGCGAATTAGATAGCACATTCGAATCAATTCGCCAGAGTGCATCTTTGCCAGTGGCCAACAAGCAGCACCCAGCGTGAATACGGAATCAGCGCAGTGGAGCGCGCGCGGGATGCAAATCTCGCGATGACACCACTGATGAGGAAAAGCGCCAGCAttcatattcatttttcagctGGCGCACGCAGAGGATGTTGTTCTGCTACTCAGCCGCTGCGCgaatttgtatatttaacCATCCAGCATCAAACGAACACACGGCTGCAAGGGGTGGCCGAATGTAGAGATGCGCCAACAGTGGGCTcgtgttaaattttgtgtcgtcttttttaataattgtattcagaacttgaaaaaataggTATTTTGGTTGGAATTAGCTTTGCAAGAAATAGTCTCAAACATCCTTTTATtcctttatttcaaattgagatttttgttATGGTTCTcagcataaaaaatgttaaccaaaattttgtaagcaaaattcgaaaaaaatcctagatgaattaattaatataaacaaaaattcaaacggtTCTACTCTATGCAGCTTTATTAAGGACGGGTGGCTgtgattgaaatttccaaaaaaatcaatagtaaTATTAATAATCCTCCTCTGTGTATATAActattttctgttttcaacTCTTACATTGAGCCATTTTGTATAATTACTATGATCTGAAGACTGAAGCATAGACGTAAAGCATTTTAAGAAACTAATGTTCTACACAATTTAGGGATAAAATAGTTCGCCAGTTTTTCAGGGACGCGCATCACATTTTCCTGAACgagagcatttttaaattactacgTGGGTGTActtaacaatttgcaattccTGATTTTTGCTCCCGCGTCTCTCCAGAAAAGGAAATACTTCAAGGGAGCATGTTGGCTGGCGCggaatgtatatatatatttattccgCGAGGCGGAATATGAAGTTCTCAGCCGCATGATTTATAGCTCGAGATAGCGCATGCAGAGCGACTGTCACTGTGTTGTGTTTGCCCAATTGATCAtgcctctctttctcgctcgctctctctgcaTGTGCCCGCGACGTGCTGCTGGAATTCACCGTCGTCCTCGTTTCTCAGGCCATTTTGCATTTAAGTGGATTTCTAATGGCGCCTTCAAAGGGAATTTGTGCATGTGTGTTGGCCCTGCTCGGTAAATCCTAGAATTTGCACACTTCACAGAACTGCGTTGCCAATTCGCTCGAGAAAGTCGGTGCGCAAATCCTCGTGCAAATTGGCTCCCGGAACAATCTATAACTAAGCAAGTTGGATCGCCAATTTAGCACGCAAGTTTTCAAAGGGATTCAGCCACTTTGCTCTTCAATATTTCACGTTCCTCTTAGGCAAAAGAGTACACAGCGTAAAACAGCTGTCTAAAATGAGTTGTATTCTcctttaatttctgaaaaaattgttaaggCAGCAGATATTAAATTCTCGCATTGTGTTTTGCTATCAGAGCTCTTCGAAAATAGATTTCTTATTGTTTATAACACCGATAATCGGGACGAAAAATAAGTGTGTCTTGATTTCTGGTGGATTACTCCTACCataatatggaaaattttgactgtGTTAAAGAGCAGTCATAGAGAcgtttacattattttttcattcttgctCTCATACTGCTCCCTCAAACATTTATCAAACCGTCAGCTTTAAAACGGCAGTTCTTTCAGTCAATAAAAATGGCAGCGTAATGAACTTCGACACAATACAAGTAAGTTAGAATAAGACCCTTggaagagtgaaaaatttaatgtgcgcgttcagagaaaaaagagaaaaaatgcttGCTTTTGGGAATGGGAGCAAGCTGCTGCACTCGTTcaccatttattattattccggCAGCTTCATTGcctcattaatattttaactggaAATGAGAGCCCCCGGGCAGTTTGctttctgcaaatttttcttcccTCGTTCTCCTGCGAGGAACAGACCCTTTGTTTAAAGCGAAAAGGAAACATCAAGCCATTTAGAAACGAAAGGGGGCGAGTTTGTTTTGCAGaggctttttatttgctcctGAAAATTCCCTTTGAGGGTATGCGTAGGGAGAGTTATGCGTAGTGACTCGAGTAAGAAAGACGGCTAGATTGCAGCATGCTTATcttttgaattctttttttaacgtGCTTTTAGAAATGGAATTACGGCATTTCAGTCTTTTTTAACGAAGccgttaaaaacaattaattgtttaaggTTTACAGCTTTGTTAATTGAATGAGAATAAGCTTTGAGTTTGAGCAGAGAGGACGAACCGCGGCAAAGGTTGTTGCAACTGCTTTCAAAGGACGAAGTTTTGGCCCATTTCGTTTATTAGGTTGGCCAACTAAAGTAAATCTGCTGCTTTTGTGCATGAGCGATGTATGTTTGTGAAGTAAGAGAATGCAGACGGCCGCTTCAAAAGGCCCTCTCCTTCTTTGTCTCAAACGGAATAAAGGGCTTCATTCTCAAGCAAAACACACCCCGTGAGTGAGCagacgagagcgagagcgtATGTGCAAAATGTATATTTGTTCGGCCCGAGCGGAAAGGGGTCATTTGATGGGCCATTTGAGTTGCAATTGGGCTCCACCCTTCAAATGCTGCCGACTCTCTTCCTCCGCCGCTTCGCCTCGAGAGTCTCCGGAAGCGGTCCTTTATCTCCGATTCGCAATCTCGTCGCCGTCCTCTCGccaatcaaaatataaacacTTGCCAGCACAGCGGCAGCATTATTTTCCGCTCTCAGGCCGGCAGCTGCATTTGAAGAGAACAAGCGATGGGAACTCGGCTGCACCATCGATGAGCGGCGACCCACTTTCCTCTgcctcctctctctctctctctctctctctctctctctctctctctctctctctctctctctctctctctctcgctctctctctacTTTGTAACTGATGGATTAATGCGAAATGACAAAACACGAGCACTTCCCATATTGAACATATTTATTCTCATACTGTGTACAGAtgcttagaaaaaattggatCTGCGAAGATGAAACCGAATGGCAGAAAATGCGATTTTCACATCAAAAACAGATTTCCTCAATGATCAGCTAACAGAGAAACAAATCGATCAAGactgaaattgaatattccATGAATCACATTGAGATTCGTTTTGATATTttcgataatttaatttatttttatttcctcacctatgtattttttacacaACAATCGCCCATCATGCACCGTTTTAatgtttaatgaaaaatctgtGGGATTTATTAATGAGATCTGTGTGTAACATTGTGTTTAAACTCTTCTCGTAACATCAGAAGATCACATATTACAGCGAAAATGATTTGGTTGTAAACATAAATATGCTCTCCCGCGAATATTAGCATTACTCTCTAATAagcttttgcaaatttttaaatgtcttcCTCATCATTCTTTACCATTTTACCTTATGAATTAATCTTATCAGTCTCCTTAAAAATGTTGACATATTATGAAGAATCAAACAGAAAACGAATCGTCAAGCAGCAGGCCTTAACGGAATTCCAGACAACGAGTAGAAAATTAACAGTAAATTgctgatattatattttcatgcaCAACTATACATAGGCCTGTTTGTTTGGCACATCAGACAGGACGTCCCATAAAATACAAAGCTTTTCACAGTTGAAAAATACTCCATCTTAACTCGTGATTTCAATTACTGAAAGTAATTATCTccttaatataaattaacgtGACAAATTATATGTGCTCacacaattaattgaaacaacaATGGCTGTTTTTACTCAGTGCAACAGTAAAACGTTCTGCAAATCAAGCAAACAATTAATATCCCGGCACTCAGCACTCGCTCTCACACGTAAGTAATTTACagtgtaattatttatctctttaACGCTTATTTATGTGCTTCTTCTCTTCGTCGTCTCGGACGATAAATGTAATTCGCGATgatgataattattgttaatcgCTTTCGCTCGCTCATTTATACCGCACagttgtatatatatttacacAGACATATATTGAATGGGGGCGAAGGGggttgctggctggctggctgcgggGTCTAGCGGTCGTCCGCCTAGACATGTCATCTGGCACTCGCCGACCACGCCAAGTGATTTGTTCTGCTAACGAG
It encodes:
- the LOC135935095 gene encoding V-type proton ATPase subunit E-like; this encodes MKKMTRSNNSNPAKVFCKEEIQRQVSHMTAFIDQEADEKVAELDAKAEEEYNLEKGTITNQERVKITDAYIKKEKQIRIQKQIATSNYNNQLRLKVLAEREAHVNKTIEETRESLGRIAEDREKYLVVMRQLILQGVLQFLESNVTLRVREEDVDITRSVIDAVIEEYTNITGKNCEIVIDDKNYLPAKSCGGVILYAQNERMKIVNTLDARLTLITSQVIPAVRVSLFGENTNRKFYD